GAGAATTAGGAGGGGTCGCACTCCCTAATTTCCAGTTATATTTTTGGTCTGCCCAGATTAAAAATATGATCAATTGGTTTCTAAACAGAATGGACTCACAGTGGGTAGGGATTGAGGCTTTGCGATGTTTTCCAAATTTGTTGTGTACCCtaccatttatttacaatatatataaaattgaatcAGTATCTAATATTTTTACGGTATCAAACACTCTCCTAGCATGgaaagatattttaaagtatttgaaCATTCCAAACATCCCATCTTTAAAATCTCCAATTTCATTCAACCCTGATCTACCCCCTGCTATCCAGAACATTGGTCTTCGTTCTTGGAGATTGAGGGGAATTTTGGAGCTAGGTCAGCTTTTTGACAAGGGCCATCTCAAATCTTTTCAACTGCTAAAACAAGAATTCAATTTACCTAATAAGGATTTCTACAAATTTTTGCAACTACGACATTTTCTGGAATCACTTCTAAAGGATGAGAGAATACGCTTAGATCTCTTTGACATAGAAAAACAACTGTACTCTTCAGTTTCTCTTAAAAATAGGATTTCTGTTTTTTACGCCATGTTTTCTAATGTCGGTTCCTCCTCCTTAGATCCTCTGAAACTAGTATGGGAAAAAGATTTTGGAACTAATCTCAGTGACGATGACTGGGTTTCGGCCTGTTCTGGCATCTTCTTTAGAGGCGCATCAATATCAAACCATGAGCAAAGCTTCAAGTTCATTTACAGGACTTATTTAACACCGGTTCGCCTCCACAAGATCTTTCCTAATGCTTCCCAACTGTGTTTCAAATGTAAGTCTAATATTGGTACGGTCATGCATGTGTTCTGGGACTGTGATATGATCAAGACTTACTGGAAAGAGATACATAAAGCTGTTCAGAAGATTATTGGTAAATCTTTTGCTTTATCCCCAAGTATCTATCTCTTGAACTGTAAAGCTGAATTACATCTCAACCATGATCAAGAATGTGTGTTACATTTCTGTGCCTTTTTGGCGagaaaatgtatacttttgttgTGGTCCACTCGACATGTCCCTTCCATCAATATGTGGTTGAGTCAAGTTGCCACATATCTACCTTTAGAAAAACTAACCTGTGATTTACACCAGAAGTCTAACGACTTTTGGCGTGTTTGGTCCCCTCTTTGGAATTTCCTTGAGAAAGTATGTTGATTGTCTTTATTTCTTGATTTTTGTTTGGACTGGTGCTATTGCCCTTCATTCAACCCTTGAACTATCATTGTATAACTTTATGATGGACTGTATGATGGATGACTGTGTATACTGCTATGGGACACCTGTACCACGGTTTTGTTACTGTAAAActataaacacataataaaaaaaaaaaaaaaaaaaaaaaaaaaaaaaaaaaaaaaaaaaaaaaaaaaagaaataagtccattactaataaattataaggaaaaaaaaaaaaaaaaaaaaaaaaaaatattaaggcaaaacacatttagaaaactattttttttaaaggcacgtctcactgtaaaacattttttattctgtttgatCGGGGGGTAAGAGTGGTTTCTTTACTGTAGTAGTCTGGTTGATTGCTGAATGCAAAGCAAAAATCTTGGTTGATTTTCAACCCTACAATATCAAGCAATTCTTTACTCTGCATTTTCTTTTGTACATGACAAGCATAAGATATAAAACTCTAAAAAGAAGATTAACACTTACAGACAGATATCTCTCCTaagtaatatatatttctttacagGCTCATTTACCTGAATAATAACCAGAAAAGGTGAGTTTAGTGCAGTTAGAAAAACATGATGTAGATGTAGAGTGCAGATGTAGTGTACATGTTATTCTTTTGGTTTGAGAagtttgcattaattaattatttaatattttactgtttcaAGCTGCAAACAGCAGAAAATAGAACAAGTCGTCATCAAGTGAGTGTGCATACAGATACATCActcttccacacacacaaaaaaaaataagcacacacatacGTGCTCATAGTCATCTATATACACACAATCAATGCGACACAACATAATCAAATTCAAATCAGTAAGAGTTTGACTCTGTTAATATCAGGCCAAAATGGAAGCAAAAGACCTTTGGATTGCGCTCATTGCCAGGGTGGGTAAATTTCCTCTTCTTAAAAGTTACTTTATTTTTAAGCTGATCCACAGTTAATGAGGACTACTGCTCTAGACAAGAACACTTTTGGTTCATGGTTGTTTTTGGGGTTATGATCAGATGACCAGTGAGAGTTAAATGATTACATATTTGGTTCATAgatggacataaaaaaaaataaaaaataaataaacactcgGAAACCcatgttttaaatgtgtattgactccatgaacaaaataaaagtgtattttgttCTTTCtgcttattcatttttattacagcTTGTTGTACAACCAGGCGAGTGTGTTGGTAGGGTGAGTATTATGTTTTTAGTATTAACCAGTTATAGACCATTTCCAATCATGAATGAAATGATTACAGCGCTGgatgtgtgtttttaaagaagtcggACGGATGTTGCTTCTGTGACACCATGGTCAGCTCCAATCATTTGGGAGGGAACCTTTGACCCCATACTGATCGACTCTATCTACAAACAACACAATCTCACCATAGCAACCACAGTCTTCGCTTTGGGAAAGTAAGTCTTCATGATATCTCTCATCTTATTAATAATCCTCATTTGTTTCCCTTCCTCTGTTTTTTCCTTGATTCTGGAAATAGTAATGATTAAAGCATAAATGAACCATAATATTTCTCCCTGTGTTTGTTTCCTCTGTTTGTTAGATACACACGTTTTGTTAAAGATTTTCTGGAGTCAGCAGAACAGCATTACTTTGTTGGATTTCGAGTGCATTACTACTTGTTTACAGATCAACCAGAATCGATTCCTGAGGTGAAGATGGGTGAAAACCATAATTTGACAGTTCGAAAGGTTCAGAGTTTGAACAGATGGCAGGACATCAGTATGAGCAGGATGGGAAAACTGGAAAAACTAATAGAGAATGAACTGGCCAACAAAGCTGACTATATTTTCTGCCTTGACATAGATACAAAGTTCTATGGCCGTTGGGGTGTGGAGTCTTTGGGTCGTCTGGTAGGTGTGATTCATCCTTGGTTCTTTGATGCTCCAAGGGATCGATTCACATATGAGCGTAGACCAGAGTCTCAAGCATACATTCCAGCTGGGGAAGGTGATTTTTATTATGCTGGTGCTGCATTTGGTGGCTTATTAGAAGATGTACATCAACTCACCAAAACCTGCAGGGAGAAGCTGCTCATTGATGCTGCAAACTCCATTGAGGCAGTATGGCAAGAGGAGTCTCACTTGAACAAGTATTTCCTTTTGAACAAACCTAGTAAACTGCTCTCTCCTGAATATATGTGGAGGGACATCAATGGAAAAGCAGACCAAATAAAAGTAATTCGCTTCTCTAATGTAGCTAAAAACTATGCTGAAGTTCGTCCAAATCCATAGCAACCAGCATTCAGCTACACTGAATACACCGTAGTATGGTTTGTTATAAATAGCATGTAAAACTAACAGGGTATTACTAATATATGTTTATGTTGATGGATTCCCATTTTGGCTTCCCAGccattacaacaacagcgatgagaagaaaaaaaaagaaaaataaaaaaaaaacttggacaaACTATTCAGTCTTGGTCAATGCGAATGCggtatgctggaatatgagcagtcatttattccatCTTCAACCGGTGCCGAATAGTATGAAGttaatttaatggcaaaaatattttcataCGCAGGGTAAGAGTTGTGGAAGTTTACAAAAAACTGTAAGCATAAATCAAATTTGCATGTGCAAGAGAAGCTTTGTAAAGGTTTGTAAAGTCAGCATTTTACTGTTACTCATAAGTGCAATTCAAGTT
Above is a window of Carassius auratus strain Wakin unplaced genomic scaffold, ASM336829v1 scaf_tig00215135, whole genome shotgun sequence DNA encoding:
- the LOC113093790 gene encoding globoside alpha-1,3-N-acetylgalactosaminyltransferase 1-like, which gives rise to MSISGIMQLRQNFFIILLFFGMVLSGYVIILQSRTDVASVTPWSAPIIWEGTFDPILIDSIYKQHNLTIATTVFALGKYTRFVKDFLESAEQHYFVGFRVHYYLFTDQPESIPEVKMGENHNLTVRKVQSLNRWQDISMSRMGKLEKLIENELANKADYIFCLDIDTKFYGRWGVESLGRLVGVIHPWFFDAPRDRFTYERRPESQAYIPAGEGDFYYAGAAFGGLLEDVHQLTKTCREKLLIDAANSIEAVWQEESHLNKYFLLNKPSKLLSPEYMWRDINGKADQIKVIRFSNVAKNYAEVRPNP